Sequence from the Helianthus annuus cultivar XRQ/B chromosome 13, HanXRQr2.0-SUNRISE, whole genome shotgun sequence genome:
actccgtccgttcattttcgtttctgaagatttgtccgtggAGGAAATGAACGTTCGTTTGCATATTCCGTCATtcccatttctgaagaatacttgttgaggaaaatgactccgtctgttcattttcgtttctgaagaatgaccgttaaggaaatgacggGATATtaccttgcatatcgctgatggttatttggcagaatcacaaatagactcctacgagtaaatttcgggatgaaatttcctaaagtaggggagactgtgacgcctgtgtcaccgcgaccatcaaacaaataccaagccgatgaaatattgtatttcatacttgggatcttgtataaatatgtgtatcttttgcacatatcagttcttgttcaatttcaaatcctacaacactttctggggaattatacgcaaactagggcgtaaacgtactcagtttaatgcgacaaatactccggaaaaCCATCATAtttacttaacataccttaaataacctttacataacttagaaataagttttgaaggctttggtatggcaaaaacaagttaattcgcttacagggactaaacttgacaaactgcgaaagtatgccaatttgaactgtaacaaacattccggaacatgtccataagttaaacataccataaatatcctttacatagcttagaaatacgctttgaggggtttggtatgctaaaataaacttttgggtcattcagggactaaaagtgtcaaaaagtgcacaagtttgcactttcgcgcataacttacgttctgaatacatccggacatccaaaaatttatgtaagcatccttatattatgccttagtgtttggcatgagaaaaatccattcgtcgcgtcatttggatcgtctttcgcgcttatgcgcattccgtcgtaattaagcgaacatcgcgatcgtacgaccaaacgaaccgacatccgggatatttttgagcatatttcaagtcccctacactctaacttcatcttagagccttgaaatgaggttaacggggcttaaacgtgccaaaaatgggccaaattgcatgtttctgaagtgcagggactaaaactgaaaattctgaactgtgaccctcaggcggggcgcgtaaggattgcccaaatccttacgcggggcgcgtcagacttgcagaccagattcaatgtttaatCCACTTgccttggcctttcaaacacccaaaaggggcaatgccctttcacaaacTAAAGGATTAGGGCCatttttcagtaaccacaactttgtgacaagtgtaaggcttggatcgtggcaTGATATTCGAGacacgatcctaacggctttacttttcctataaatacccccccttggtgtaaaacccacacaaatctgatcaaaatgctctaagttgatgccattgcttcatacctgagctctttgatctagattagcattcggggaccctccgtaagtattctttcgttcttttattctcttttcgagtccgaaagtcaacgttttgttgactttctgcattgaccagcttatggtcaacacgaagttcatggaacttcataacgtgagcgtgatcacgatggttatagtccgtagtgactatacctactgattaccacgttatctaggctcagtggcgagtcgtagtttcggccaaaatgcgcattcttgcgtattttgtaaccaaactactcgtgggcatcaaagccgtttgttttgatgccaaacctgttttctaaacttagttaagcatgttctaacatgcttagctcgtcacttttagtttagtgcatatatagggtcgtaaggtaagcgatctaaaccatcgcttatactttcgaacccgacccatttggccgatcattaggatctgaccaaacacattaggtgacatagctataaccttccgaggttataccttgtggtcacgatgttaggcgttccagacgcgttctacgcgaacgacgcgtaaggtagcataagctacctaaacgggtcgtaatgggtcgcaagcacttgggttaggtttcattttagtatgtaggctttctTAAACCATATTAcgcgagtctccatactcgtttggtttacgaacccgcatactatccgatccttccgattttggtccggtatattaatgtagctacctattaggtgccgtttgatattccgtgatctctagcattatctggttattatacaagaactccgaagcaatctcaggtgagtacattgaacccctcttttactgttttccaaactgttttggggtgaaacacatgtgcctacttgttactttcatgctttccggttttcacatcatatacttgctatgttcgatagtacatatatagtacatgatttcattgtgtttatgctatgtatgtccattatgtgcatacttagcacatcactttacattacattttatgctatgtatgcccattgtgtgcgtacttagtacattgctttacatcacatctcatgctacgtacgcccattgtgtgcatacgtagtacattgtttcacattgcatttctgttgcatatgctcatccagcatatgaacacattatactacattttgaaccgttgtactctacaatacatttcatgctacgtacgcccattgtgtgcatacgtagtacattgtttcacattgcatttctgttgcatatgctcatccagcatatgaaaacattatactacattttgaatcgttgtactctacaatacatttcatgctacgtacgcccattgtgtgcatacgtagtacattgtttcacattgcatttctgttgcatatgctcatccagcatatgaacacattatactacattttgaaccgttgtaaccatttgactatgtgaaccgtcttaacccttcgattatatgaaccgtttgtaaccactgaaccgtgtaaaccagttgtatccgttgacatgatttacatttgacaatagacatttgactatacataaacatttccacaattgttaagcatttcatcttgatggtttggtttgagtaagtgattaagtaacgaggcgtgtgtaatatgatacaagcatggtggatacgccgctggtacttcctatatataagtgtttgtatggtattacatatcgtagcgttatttgaatcatttcaatttgagacatatgacattttatacaaacaacacacttttcacgagacattgttttacaaacgacttatcttatacaaacacattttacatggttatccgtttaaccatacagtgttctcttatttatacatatcatccgatcttatcgtttttcaaatgatttacaagacaaagaaAATTACAAGGTTTATGACTAaatattttctcaaacataagtcatgaattccgttttcacaaaaccaatgtatctcacaggcatttttatgctgacgtacctattttcacatgtgttttaaggagatgatgcataggacttatcaagacatacttaggcggacctgtgccttagtgacttaaaacgagacaagaactagttaatttatgttatgtgttctttggttcttgtttaaatcaatgtaaactttcatgtttgattaataaaatgaaacttcaattgccatggatttaaaacaattgattctgttacaacactccccgacgtttccgccacgttttgtatgttctacgtggtcggggtgtgacagatgccACATATTAGCGGGTGAAGAGGCTTGAGCAAGTAGGGTTCGGATCATGTTGTTGATAGTGCGGATTTTGCGTTCCGCCTTGCCATTTTGAGAGGACGTGTATGGGCAAGAAAAACGAAATTGCATGCTGTTTTGGTTACAAAAGTTGTAAAAATTTTGGTTAGCATATTCTTTGCCATTATCGCATTGAAATTGCTTGATTTTACGTTCAAATTGAGTGTGAATCAGATTATGGAAGGTGCTAAAGGTATGGAAAACTTGCGATTTGGTTGATATGGGATAAGTCCACAAAAAATTGGTGAAATCATCCAAAAAGAGGATGTAATATTTATGACCACCCGTACTAAGTACGGGTGATGTCCAGAGGTCAATGTGAATAATGTCAAAAGCAGAATGAGTATTATTAATAGAATCGTAAAATGGCAATTTAATACTTTTACCAAAAACACAAGATTGGCAAAGAGTGCTATTAAATTTCCCAAAATCAACAAAAGATGAAAGTTTCAAAGATTGTAACAAATGTTTGCCAGGATGACCCAAACGTTGATGCCAGCGATCTTGAGGAACAGCAACAAAAGCAGATGGTTGGGTAGAAGGAAGGGGGAGTGGCTCAGTCAGTGGATAAAGATCGCCCGTGCTATTGCATCGTAGGATAGGAGCCCGTGTTTTGAGatccttcacaagaaaaccaaatgggtcaaattcaACAGAAACAAGGTTATCAGTGGTAAGGCGACGGACAGAGATAAGGTTTTTGATTAGGTTGGGAGCAAATAAGACATTATTAAGTTTAAGTGGTGGGTAGGGGGTGGTAGGACCTGGTTGCCTTGAGCCAAAACAGGGATAGTCATGCCATTACCAACAATTATGTTTTTATTAGTGCACGTATTAAAAGTAGACGGGGAGTATATACCTTGCTCATTGGCAGAGTGAGATGTAGCTCCTGTATCCATCAGCCCCGGGTCTGATTGATTAAGTGCCAGTGAGTAAAGCGCCTGCTCGATGTCAGTGGGCGAGTAAGTTGTCTGATGAGCTTGATCTGGCCGCGGGCCTAGTATGCCTTGAGATGAGGATGGAGCCGACTTTGAAGGGTATGGGCAGGGGGGTTGGGCCGAGGCGTTGTGATTGAGGAGACCGGCCCATTGCGCAGCCGTCCAATTGCTGGGAAAGACAATGTACGGATGAGACGTATTTGGCTGATTTTGGTATCGATTATTCGAGTAGTTGCCTCGGCCATAGTAGTTGCGGCCACGGCCGCGTCCGCGACCACCACCACGTCCGCGACCACCACCGCGTCCGCGACCACCACGTGAGCGACCACCACGGCCGCGATCCGAAGACGGGAAGAAAGTAGATGGGGGCTGTTGCGGGTTGGCGGAGGACGACAGGGAGCTGGTGGTGGCGAGTGCGGTGGCGGCGGCTTGAGCACCGCAGCTAGTCTGGCGCTTTTTCTTCTGTTCTTCCATGTTGAGACGAGACCGAACCTCATTAAAATCGGGAAGGGGATCACGGTTTTGCAAGACAGTAGAGATGCTGTCGTATTGTTCAGTTAGTCCGGTCAGGATTTTAATGACTAGCGTCCTGTCGTCCACCGGAGAGCCGACACTTTGCAGTTGATCGGCGAGATGTTTGGCGTGTTGACAGTAATCAGCCATGGATGAAAAATTCTCGAGGCATAAGATAGCGAACTCTTGACCAAGAAAAATAGCCCGCGTGTTTTTATTATCATTAAACTCACGTTCAACGGCAAGCCATGCATCGTGAGCAGTCTGACCCAGTTGGAGAATAGTATGCAGAAGTGGCGTAGAGATGGTGGCATAGACCCACTGGAGCACGACGACGTCCAGTTGCTTCCATAAGGAGTCAGCTGCAGCAGCAGCAGCCTTGTCTTTATCAGAGTCGGAGGAGGTTTAAGTGGAAACGGCGGCCGGCTTGGCTGCGAGGTGATCGAGCACCTCTTAAATTTGACAATGAACTTTGAAGAGGGTCTTCCAAGTGGTGTAGTGGGTCGAATCTTTTCCCAAGATGACCGGAACGTGTGTTTTGATGTTAGAGACAGTGAGGGCAGGGTGAAGTTTAGGTTCCATGAGGGATGAGGAAAAAGAAGAGAGGATCGGAAGGCAAGAAAACCAGCGGCCGGAAGGAAGAGCGGCGGCGGCAGTAGGGTTTTAGAGGAGAGGATCGGGTAGGTATGATACCATGTAAGAATAATATTCAACTTGATTATTTCATTAATTGACAAAGGATATATATAATACAAGAGAATCCAACTAAATCTCCTAATTATGGAGATAATGATTTACATATATTTTACATATATCGTATGTGCTATTACCTAAGGGTCATTATTTCTTCGGAATTCATTTGGTTTGTCCTTAAACCTCCCACTCTTCCTAAATGTGATACACTTAAACCTCCCACTCTTCCTAGATTATGATGATCTCTTGTCACTTAATCAAACCCATGTAAAGCTAAACTAAGTCATCCATTGCATGAAATAACATCATGCCTAAATATTGTCCTACCATATATATATTTAAACTAGCGTGTAACAACATGTTAGCATCCAACCATTCACCGGGATCCCCAGATTCGTGCTTTCAAAAGAAATTAACATGATCGATAAACTTTTGGATCGAATCCTATTCACGGCGTCAAACCTTGAGCAAATCCTATG
This genomic interval carries:
- the LOC110901611 gene encoding leukocyte receptor cluster member 8 homolog; the encoded protein is MADYCQHAKHLADQLQSVGSPVDDRTLVIKILTGLTEQYDSISTVLQNRDPLPDFNEVRSRLNMEEQKKKRQTSCGAQAAATALATTSSLSSSANPQQPPSTFFPSSDRGRGGRSRGGRGRGGGRGRGGGRGRGRGRNYYGRGNYSNNRYQNQPNTSHPYIVFPSNWTAAQWAGLLNHNASAQPPCPYPSKSAPSSSQGILGPRPDQAHQTTYSPTDIEQALYSLALNQSDPGLMDTGATSHSANEQGSQNTGSYPTMQ